In Citrus sinensis cultivar Valencia sweet orange chromosome 2, DVS_A1.0, whole genome shotgun sequence, a single genomic region encodes these proteins:
- the LOC112497270 gene encoding uncharacterized protein LOC112497270 isoform X2 — translation MKLVPPDQLHTQPSPIHSSASLYEDFVNTFEKSPTSHQRSTPCNSNATQQVHIEEGDNEDSNLRLCFPSDQQQQTFNSYDSNDSMYNMFDSDNEFQQNTEQPQLHVQVIDPNIGESDDDVDDCLLSDYESDNNEFGPCADEDGDRVMEVMDAEVKANMYISSDEPVEFFVGQYFRNFTELAVALRKFAVYERFKTRKDKFEKTRISVGCEGYMCPWYLHAGRTVIRETFMVKRYHNVHTCTRLLKNPECTVKFIVAKFQETILSHPETKVGFIMSELNRMYGVKVDKQKVYRAKKIALESGGADFESSYRLIRSYAQIILNKMPDALAIVHVMRLHGNQVKTHFDRCIISFPSLKKGFKEGCRPFIGIDGYHLKGPYKGILLSAVALDANTGIYPIVVCVCNVESTDTWTRFLGHLKEYMKDSRQLTFMCDRQKGIQNALRLEYPNAHVRFCARHLLANLKSKHPRTDFKCGFWEAARAANQIDFERAMEKIKSADAGAYETLRKVHPRFWSRHAFDKTSKPDHCTNNMTESFNAWLGEQRKLPLLTLLDFIRKKMMKRMITRKKKAEAWPSEISRRVYEKCTKNLQLSRGYAVAPASEWLYEVESKGRTYIVDLEHHSCDCGFWDISGYPCVHAMPCIVYSRKYQEQFVNQCFKRTAYLKSYAGIIQPIPDKVNWPIVPGDEILPPLVKKQPGRPKLNRRREHDEVPPQKRRYKMQCKCCHEFGHNKRACPINPDNANKKTRHFQDHCKGTHLKAITIQQLRE, via the exons ATGAAACTTGTACCACCTGACCAATTACATACCCAGCCAAGTCCTATTCACTCTAGTGCATCCCTATACGAAGACTTTGTAAATACCTTTGAAAAATCACCAACTTCCCACCAAAGGAGTACTCCCTGTAACAGTAATGCCACACAACAAGTGCATATTGAAGAAGGTGATAATGAAGATTCTAATTTGAGGCTCTGTTTCCCTTCTGATCAGCAGCAACAGACTTTCAATAGTTATGACTCTAATGACAGTATGTACAACATGTTTGACAGTGACAATGAGTTTCAGCAAAATACAGAGCAACCTCAGTTACATGTCCAAGTTATTGATCCAAATATTGGTGAATctgatgatgatgttgatgatTGTTTGTTATCAGATTATGAGAGTGACAACAACGAATTTGGTCCATGTGCTGATGAAGATGGTGATAGAGTAATGGAAGTGATGGATGCTGAGGTGAAGGCTAATATGTATATTTCTAGTGATGAGCCTGTTGAGTTCTTTGTTGGACAGTACTTCAGAAACTTCACTGAACTTGCAGTTGCCTTAAGGAAGTTTGCTGTATACGAGAGGTTTAAGACCAGGAAAGACAAGTTTGAGAAGACTAGGATTTCTGTTGGTTGCGAAGGGTATATGTGCCCTTGGTATTTACATGCAGGTAGAACTGTAATTCGAGAGACTTTCATGGTAAAGCGATATCATAATGTCCATACTTGTACAAGGCTATTGAAAAATCCAGAATGCACTGTTAAGTTCATAGTGGCAAAATTTCAGGAAACAATTCTTTCGCACCCTGAAACTAAAGTTGGTTTTATTATGAGTGAGTTGAACAGAATGTATGGAGTTAAGGTTGACAAGCAGAAGGTGTATCGAGCGAAGAAAATTGCTCTTGAAAGTGGTGGGGCAGACTTTGAATCAAGCTATAGGCTCATCAGATCGTATGCACAGATCATCCTCAACAAGATGCCAGATGCCTTGGCCATTGTGCATGTCATGAGATTGCATGGTAATCAAGTTAAGACACACTTTGATCGATGCATTATTTCATTTCCATCACTCAAAAAAGGCTTCAAAGAGGGCTGCAGACCTTTCATTGGCATTGACGGCTACCATTTGAAAGGTCCATACAAGGGTATTCTTCTCTCAGCTGTTGCATTAGATGCAAATACTGGTATTTATCCGATTGTTGTTTGTGTGTGTAATGTTGAGAGCACAGATACATGGACTCGGTTTTTAGGACACTTGAAAGAGTATATGAAAGATTCAAGACAACTTACTTTCATGTGTGATAGGCAAAAGGGAATTCAAAATGCCTTAAGACTTGAGTATCCTAATGCACATGTTAGATTTTGTGCAAGACACCTTTTAGCAAACTTAAAGTCTAAGCATCCAAGAACTGACTTTAAATGTGGCTTTTGGGAAGCTGCTCGAGCTGCTAATCAGATTGATTTCGAAAGAGCAATGGAAAAAATCAAGAGTGCAGATGCTGGTGCGTATGAAACACTTAGAAAAGTACATCCAAGATTTTGGTCAAGACATGCATTTGACAAAACTTCCAAACCTGATCATTGCACTAATAACATGACAGAGTCATTCAATGCATGGCTTGGTGAGCAAAGAAAACTACCCCTGTTGACTTTGTTGGACTTTATTCGTaaaaagatgatgaagaggaTGATAACTAGAAAGAAGAAAGCTGAAGCTTGGCCATCTGAAATTTCCCGGAGAGTGTATGAAAAATGCACAAAAAACCTACAACTATCTAGAGGCTATGCTGTAGCTCCTGCAAGTGAGTGGTTGTATGAGGTTGAAAGCAAAGGGAGGACTTATATAGTTGATTTGGAACACCATTCATGTGACTGTGGTTTTTGGGACATCAGTGGGTACCCTTGTGTACATGCAATGCCTTGTATAGTATATAGTAGGAAATACCAAGAACAATTTGTGAACCAATGTTTCAAGAGAACAGCTTACCTGAAATCTTATGCTGGAATTATACAGCCAATTCCAGACAAAGTCAACTGGCCAATAGTACCTGGGGATGAGATTTTGCCTCCTTTGGTGAAGAAACAGCCTGGAAGGCCAAAATTAAATCGAAGAAGGGAGCATGATGAGGTTCCTCCACAGAAAAGGAGATACAAGATGCAATGTAAGTGTTGTCATGAGTTTGGCCACAACAAGAGAGCTTGCCCAATTAACCCAGACAATGCCAACAAGAAGACAAGACACTTCCAG GACCACTGCAAAGGAACACATCTCAAGGCCATTACAATCCAACAACTACGGGAGTga
- the LOC112497270 gene encoding uncharacterized protein LOC112497270 isoform X1 yields the protein MKLVPPDQLHTQPSPIHSSASLYEDFVNTFEKSPTSHQRSTPCNSNATQQVHIEEGDNEDSNLRLCFPSDQQQQTFNSYDSNDSMYNMFDSDNEFQQNTEQPQLHVQVIDPNIGESDDDVDDCLLSDYESDNNEFGPCADEDGDRVMEVMDAEVKANMYISSDEPVEFFVGQYFRNFTELAVALRKFAVYERFKTRKDKFEKTRISVGCEGYMCPWYLHAGRTVIRETFMVKRYHNVHTCTRLLKNPECTVKFIVAKFQETILSHPETKVGFIMSELNRMYGVKVDKQKVYRAKKIALESGGADFESSYRLIRSYAQIILNKMPDALAIVHVMRLHGNQVKTHFDRCIISFPSLKKGFKEGCRPFIGIDGYHLKGPYKGILLSAVALDANTGIYPIVVCVCNVESTDTWTRFLGHLKEYMKDSRQLTFMCDRQKGIQNALRLEYPNAHVRFCARHLLANLKSKHPRTDFKCGFWEAARAANQIDFERAMEKIKSADAGAYETLRKVHPRFWSRHAFDKTSKPDHCTNNMTESFNAWLGEQRKLPLLTLLDFIRKKMMKRMITRKKKAEAWPSEISRRVYEKCTKNLQLSRGYAVAPASEWLYEVESKGRTYIVDLEHHSCDCGFWDISGYPCVHAMPCIVYSRKYQEQFVNQCFKRTAYLKSYAGIIQPIPDKVNWPIVPGDEILPPLVKKQPGRPKLNRRREHDEVPPQKRRYKMQCKCCHEFGHNKRACPINPDNANKKTRHFQNNLKAYKEAAAKEREFEIGPLQRNTSQGHYNPTTTGVTNLFESHNAAMTNHPLNRQQSAVSQNFCHSVQPRNHCGASISNVRRPESHGSWIGVQGRRIMQGSSVQVGGKDMVIGNEQSRALDKGKAPAFPPWRL from the exons ATGAAACTTGTACCACCTGACCAATTACATACCCAGCCAAGTCCTATTCACTCTAGTGCATCCCTATACGAAGACTTTGTAAATACCTTTGAAAAATCACCAACTTCCCACCAAAGGAGTACTCCCTGTAACAGTAATGCCACACAACAAGTGCATATTGAAGAAGGTGATAATGAAGATTCTAATTTGAGGCTCTGTTTCCCTTCTGATCAGCAGCAACAGACTTTCAATAGTTATGACTCTAATGACAGTATGTACAACATGTTTGACAGTGACAATGAGTTTCAGCAAAATACAGAGCAACCTCAGTTACATGTCCAAGTTATTGATCCAAATATTGGTGAATctgatgatgatgttgatgatTGTTTGTTATCAGATTATGAGAGTGACAACAACGAATTTGGTCCATGTGCTGATGAAGATGGTGATAGAGTAATGGAAGTGATGGATGCTGAGGTGAAGGCTAATATGTATATTTCTAGTGATGAGCCTGTTGAGTTCTTTGTTGGACAGTACTTCAGAAACTTCACTGAACTTGCAGTTGCCTTAAGGAAGTTTGCTGTATACGAGAGGTTTAAGACCAGGAAAGACAAGTTTGAGAAGACTAGGATTTCTGTTGGTTGCGAAGGGTATATGTGCCCTTGGTATTTACATGCAGGTAGAACTGTAATTCGAGAGACTTTCATGGTAAAGCGATATCATAATGTCCATACTTGTACAAGGCTATTGAAAAATCCAGAATGCACTGTTAAGTTCATAGTGGCAAAATTTCAGGAAACAATTCTTTCGCACCCTGAAACTAAAGTTGGTTTTATTATGAGTGAGTTGAACAGAATGTATGGAGTTAAGGTTGACAAGCAGAAGGTGTATCGAGCGAAGAAAATTGCTCTTGAAAGTGGTGGGGCAGACTTTGAATCAAGCTATAGGCTCATCAGATCGTATGCACAGATCATCCTCAACAAGATGCCAGATGCCTTGGCCATTGTGCATGTCATGAGATTGCATGGTAATCAAGTTAAGACACACTTTGATCGATGCATTATTTCATTTCCATCACTCAAAAAAGGCTTCAAAGAGGGCTGCAGACCTTTCATTGGCATTGACGGCTACCATTTGAAAGGTCCATACAAGGGTATTCTTCTCTCAGCTGTTGCATTAGATGCAAATACTGGTATTTATCCGATTGTTGTTTGTGTGTGTAATGTTGAGAGCACAGATACATGGACTCGGTTTTTAGGACACTTGAAAGAGTATATGAAAGATTCAAGACAACTTACTTTCATGTGTGATAGGCAAAAGGGAATTCAAAATGCCTTAAGACTTGAGTATCCTAATGCACATGTTAGATTTTGTGCAAGACACCTTTTAGCAAACTTAAAGTCTAAGCATCCAAGAACTGACTTTAAATGTGGCTTTTGGGAAGCTGCTCGAGCTGCTAATCAGATTGATTTCGAAAGAGCAATGGAAAAAATCAAGAGTGCAGATGCTGGTGCGTATGAAACACTTAGAAAAGTACATCCAAGATTTTGGTCAAGACATGCATTTGACAAAACTTCCAAACCTGATCATTGCACTAATAACATGACAGAGTCATTCAATGCATGGCTTGGTGAGCAAAGAAAACTACCCCTGTTGACTTTGTTGGACTTTATTCGTaaaaagatgatgaagaggaTGATAACTAGAAAGAAGAAAGCTGAAGCTTGGCCATCTGAAATTTCCCGGAGAGTGTATGAAAAATGCACAAAAAACCTACAACTATCTAGAGGCTATGCTGTAGCTCCTGCAAGTGAGTGGTTGTATGAGGTTGAAAGCAAAGGGAGGACTTATATAGTTGATTTGGAACACCATTCATGTGACTGTGGTTTTTGGGACATCAGTGGGTACCCTTGTGTACATGCAATGCCTTGTATAGTATATAGTAGGAAATACCAAGAACAATTTGTGAACCAATGTTTCAAGAGAACAGCTTACCTGAAATCTTATGCTGGAATTATACAGCCAATTCCAGACAAAGTCAACTGGCCAATAGTACCTGGGGATGAGATTTTGCCTCCTTTGGTGAAGAAACAGCCTGGAAGGCCAAAATTAAATCGAAGAAGGGAGCATGATGAGGTTCCTCCACAGAAAAGGAGATACAAGATGCAATGTAAGTGTTGTCATGAGTTTGGCCACAACAAGAGAGCTTGCCCAATTAACCCAGACAATGCCAACAAGAAGACAAGACACTTCCAG AACAATCTCAAAGCTTACAAAGAGGCGGCTGCAAAAGAAAGGGAATTTGAAATTG GACCACTGCAAAGGAACACATCTCAAGGCCATTACAATCCAACAACTACGGGAGTgactaatttatttgaaagtCATAATGCTGCAATGACTAATCATCCACTGAATCGGCAACAGTCAGCAGTGTCTCAGAATTTTTGTCATAGTGTTCAGCCACGTAACCACTGTGGGGCTTCAATTTCTAATGTCAGAAGGCCTGAGTCACATGGCAGCTGGATTGGAGTTCAAGGTAGAAGAATTATGCAGGGGAGCAGTGTCCAAGTAGGAGGAAAAGACATGGTTATTGGTAATGAACAGTCAAGGGCATTGGATAAGGGGAAAGCACCAGCTTTCCCACCATGGAGG CTATGA